TCCATGGCGAGCTCACGCGAGCGCGCTTCGAGCCGCCGCGCGAGCTTGGGCGAGATGTTGTTGTAGTGCACCGCCCGTTCGAGGAAGCGCGGCGCGGGCCCCGAGACGTTTTCCGCGGCGGCCGCGATATGGTCATGCAGATTGCGGCCGAGATAGTGCCATTTGCCGTCGTCCTCGCCGCTCGGCACGAAGGCGGCCTCGACCAGCTCGATCTCATCGGCGTCGTTGATGGTGACGAGCTTGCGGTCGATCCATTCGTCGAGCACCGCGCGCGGGCGCACGTCCTTGGTAACGGAGGCGACGAGCTGCTCGAACGAGGGCGCATCGCCCTCGGCGGTGCGCGGCAAAGGAAGCGGCTCGCCCTTGGCGTCGGTGAACGCAGGCGCGGCAAGCCAGCGCGCGATCACGGCACTGGTCAGCGACACCGCCGCCGGCGCCTCGTGCACGGGTGCGCCCGCGCCGCGCAGACGCGCCACCTCCTTGCGATGGATGCCGGTGAGCAGGCTGACCCGGCTGTCGGTCTGCTCCTTTCCTTCCAGGGCGAACTCGTGTTCGGCGACGTTGACGAAGAGCTCGCGAAGCAGCTGCGCCAGCGCCGGAAAGGTCATGCCGCTGCGGATGCACAGGCGCACGAGCGGGCGCAGCAGCCGCGCCAGCGGCGCGTGCAGCTTCCCGGCGGCATTCGGCTGCGGCGCCATCGGCTTGTCGGCCGACTTGTCAGCCTCCTTGGACCCGGACTTGGCATTCATGTCTGAATTGTACCGATGCCGCACGTGGGACACAATCCCACTTTTTTCCGCCAACCGATTGACGTGGTAAATTTTCCCACATATACGAAACGCCACTGAGGGCGCGACGTAAAGGGACACACCCCACAATGGCTGACCGCTTGGTCCGTATCTCCAGCTCACTGCGTGCTGTGCCGGCTCCCGACTGGGGGCACGGCGCGATCGAGCCGATGCTGCCGGCGCTGCTGCGCGGCGTGATCTTCATCTCGGTGCTGGCAGCACCGTTCCTCGCAGCGCTCCTCGCAGGCTGACCACCGTCATGCATCACACCCAAGAAACCTTGCAAGACACCCTGCGCCGCCCGTCGGTGCTGCACATCTTCAAGGTCTATTATCCCGACCTGTTCGGCGGCACGCTTACGGTGATCCGCGACATCTGCGCGAGCCTGAAGGACGCCTTCGCTTCCGCCGTGGTGGTCTGTTC
This genomic stretch from Bradyrhizobium sp. CCGB12 harbors:
- a CDS encoding DUF6502 family protein codes for the protein MNAKSGSKEADKSADKPMAPQPNAAGKLHAPLARLLRPLVRLCIRSGMTFPALAQLLRELFVNVAEHEFALEGKEQTDSRVSLLTGIHRKEVARLRGAGAPVHEAPAAVSLTSAVIARWLAAPAFTDAKGEPLPLPRTAEGDAPSFEQLVASVTKDVRPRAVLDEWIDRKLVTINDADEIELVEAAFVPSGEDDGKWHYLGRNLHDHIAAAAENVSGPAPRFLERAVHYNNISPKLARRLEARSRELAMEALKTANREANRALAKDKGGDARWNFGIYIYSEAADEEGVAKEVGKDGGKEGASS